A window of the Megalopta genalis isolate 19385.01 chromosome 2, iyMegGena1_principal, whole genome shotgun sequence genome harbors these coding sequences:
- the LOC117219489 gene encoding CCR4-NOT transcription complex subunit 6-like isoform X5: MDSVQIKRFKMSRNHKDKYENSNPRRTNTFMSTEDANSGKKSYWPELEITGSVRNLSPNLWQLTHLTALYLNDNSLQRIPPEIGRMVNLRALDLSSNKLRSLPAELGDLIYLRELLLNQNYLRVLPYELGKLFQLKVLGLQGNPLSKEVMALYGEPSGTNKLLSYMLDNLQVPRTTMVCRMLWYTG, encoded by the exons ATGGATTCTGTCCAAATAAAAA GATTTAAAATGTCCCGCAATCACAAGGACAAATATGAAAACTCTAACCCACGTCGTACTAACACTTTCATGTCCACGGAGGATGCCAACTCTGGGAAGAAATCTTATTGGCCGGAGTTGGAGATAACAGGCAGTGTAAGAAATCTGAGTCCAAACTTATGGCAGTTAACACATTTGACAGCATTATATCTCAATGATAATAGTTTGCAAAGGATACCACCTGAGATTGGTCGGATGGTTAACCTGCGTGCTTTAGATCTCAGTAGCAACAAATTACGTAGTTTGCCAGCAGAACTGGGGGACCTCATCTACCTCAG AGAGTTATTATTGAATCAAAATTATCTTCGAGTGTTACCGTACGAATTAGGAAAGTTGTTCCAATTGAAAGTGCTTGGACTTCAGGGTAATCCACTCAGCAAAGAAGTGATGGCGTTATATGGTGAACCTTCAGGAACTAACAAGCTGCTTTCATACATGTTGGACAACTTACAAG TTCCAAGGACAACTATGGTCTGTAGAATGCTGTGGTATACGGGTTAG
- the LOC117219489 gene encoding CCR4-NOT transcription complex subunit 6-like isoform X7, translating into MDSVQIKRFKMSRNHKDKYENSNPRRTNTFMSTEDANSGKKSYWPELEITGSVRNLSPNLWQLTHLTALYLNDNSLQRIPPEIGRMVNLRALDLSSNKLRSLPAELGDLIYLRELLLNQNYLRVLPYELGKLFQLKVLGLQGNPLSKEVMALYGEPSGTNKLLSYMLDNLQGMSLNFTMVDR; encoded by the exons ATGGATTCTGTCCAAATAAAAA GATTTAAAATGTCCCGCAATCACAAGGACAAATATGAAAACTCTAACCCACGTCGTACTAACACTTTCATGTCCACGGAGGATGCCAACTCTGGGAAGAAATCTTATTGGCCGGAGTTGGAGATAACAGGCAGTGTAAGAAATCTGAGTCCAAACTTATGGCAGTTAACACATTTGACAGCATTATATCTCAATGATAATAGTTTGCAAAGGATACCACCTGAGATTGGTCGGATGGTTAACCTGCGTGCTTTAGATCTCAGTAGCAACAAATTACGTAGTTTGCCAGCAGAACTGGGGGACCTCATCTACCTCAG AGAGTTATTATTGAATCAAAATTATCTTCGAGTGTTACCGTACGAATTAGGAAAGTTGTTCCAATTGAAAGTGCTTGGACTTCAGGGTAATCCACTCAGCAAAGAAGTGATGGCGTTATATGGTGAACCTTCAGGAACTAACAAGCTGCTTTCATACATGTTGGACAACTTACAAG
- the LOC117219489 gene encoding CCR4-NOT transcription complex subunit 6-like isoform X6, which translates to MDSVQIKRFKMSRNHKDKYENSNPRRTNTFMSTEDANSGKKSYWPELEITGSVRNLSPNLWQLTHLTALYLNDNSLQRIPPEIGRMVNLRALDLSSNKLRSLPAELGDLIYLRELLLNQNYLRVLPYELGKLFQLKVLGLQGNPLSKEVMALYGEPSGTNKLLSYMLDNLQECCGIRVSNLRGA; encoded by the exons ATGGATTCTGTCCAAATAAAAA GATTTAAAATGTCCCGCAATCACAAGGACAAATATGAAAACTCTAACCCACGTCGTACTAACACTTTCATGTCCACGGAGGATGCCAACTCTGGGAAGAAATCTTATTGGCCGGAGTTGGAGATAACAGGCAGTGTAAGAAATCTGAGTCCAAACTTATGGCAGTTAACACATTTGACAGCATTATATCTCAATGATAATAGTTTGCAAAGGATACCACCTGAGATTGGTCGGATGGTTAACCTGCGTGCTTTAGATCTCAGTAGCAACAAATTACGTAGTTTGCCAGCAGAACTGGGGGACCTCATCTACCTCAG AGAGTTATTATTGAATCAAAATTATCTTCGAGTGTTACCGTACGAATTAGGAAAGTTGTTCCAATTGAAAGTGCTTGGACTTCAGGGTAATCCACTCAGCAAAGAAGTGATGGCGTTATATGGTGAACCTTCAGGAACTAACAAGCTGCTTTCATACATGTTGGACAACTTACAAG AATGCTGTGGTATACGGGTTAGCAATCTTAGGGGTGCATGA
- the LOC117219489 gene encoding CCR4-NOT transcription complex subunit 6-like isoform X8 gives MDSVQIKRFKMSRNHKDKYENSNPRRTNTFMSTEDANSGKKSYWPELEITGSVRNLSPNLWQLTHLTALYLNDNSLQRIPPEIGRMVNLRALDLSSNKLRSLPAELGDLIYLRELLLNQNYLRVLPYELGKLFQLKVLGLQGNPLSKEVMALYGEPSGTNKLLSYMLDNLQDGHRFFLC, from the exons ATGGATTCTGTCCAAATAAAAA GATTTAAAATGTCCCGCAATCACAAGGACAAATATGAAAACTCTAACCCACGTCGTACTAACACTTTCATGTCCACGGAGGATGCCAACTCTGGGAAGAAATCTTATTGGCCGGAGTTGGAGATAACAGGCAGTGTAAGAAATCTGAGTCCAAACTTATGGCAGTTAACACATTTGACAGCATTATATCTCAATGATAATAGTTTGCAAAGGATACCACCTGAGATTGGTCGGATGGTTAACCTGCGTGCTTTAGATCTCAGTAGCAACAAATTACGTAGTTTGCCAGCAGAACTGGGGGACCTCATCTACCTCAG AGAGTTATTATTGAATCAAAATTATCTTCGAGTGTTACCGTACGAATTAGGAAAGTTGTTCCAATTGAAAGTGCTTGGACTTCAGGGTAATCCACTCAGCAAAGAAGTGATGGCGTTATATGGTGAACCTTCAGGAACTAACAAGCTGCTTTCATACATGTTGGACAACTTACAAG